In the Arachis ipaensis cultivar K30076 chromosome B10, Araip1.1, whole genome shotgun sequence genome, one interval contains:
- the LOC110267627 gene encoding uncharacterized protein LOC110267627 has protein sequence MLESATEWNPGRLFLRCPLWEKVELRCEYFIWADEVVDAGRDCGIQEQSEESKWRFAEESNWKVEEEMKKMLQTIDGINQELQNIRKWMQYVCLGISICILCLFIKTFNQ, from the exons ATGCTTGAGTCTGCTACAGAGTGGAACCCTGGAAGATTGTTTCTTCGTTGTCCATTATGGGAG AAGGTTGAATTGAGGTGTGAGTATTTCATTTGGGCTGATGAAGTTGTTGATGCTGGAAGAGATTGTGGAATTCAGGAGCAGAGTGAAGAAAGCAAATGGAGGTTTGCAGAAGAAAGCAACTGGAAggtagaagaagaaatgaagaagatgtTGCAGACAATTGATGGGATTAATCAAGAGTTACAGAACATTAGAAAATGGATGCAGTATGTATGCTTAGGGATAAGTATATGTATTCTGTGTTTGTTCATTAAGACATTTAATCAGTAG
- the LOC107624372 gene encoding enoyl-CoA delta isomerase 2, peroxisomal, whose protein sequence is MCSLEKRGTLFILTLTGTDGDDQHRLGPQVIASLLSTLSRIAAEAIPGSVLITTAHGRYYSTGFDLIWARKAESGAAAANRLHSMVNSLKPVAAALMALPMPTIAALNGHAAAAGFLLAICHDYVLMRSDVGVLYMPEVDLGLPLPDYFAAMFRSKIRSPTVMREVVMSGVKVKAAEGVKMGMVDSAHDSAESVVEASMRLAEKLSRRKWVGDVYADIRKSLYPDACAVLDLPLKPLLVSKI, encoded by the coding sequence ATGTGTTCTCTCGAGAAGCGTGGGACCCTTTTCATTCTCACTCTCACCGGCACCGACGGTGACGACCAACACCGCCTAGGCCCGCAGGTCATCGCCTCCCTCCTCTCCACCCTCTCCCGCATCGCCGCCGAAGCCATCCCGGGATCTGTTCTCATCACCACCGCACACGGCAGGTACTACTCCACCGGCTTCGACCTCATCTGGGCTCGGAAGGCCGAATCCGGCGCCGCCGCTGCCAATCGCCTCCATTCCATGGTCAATTCCCTGAAGCCCGTCGCAGCGGCGCTGATGGCTCTCCCGATGCCGACAATCGCCGCCCTAAACGGCCACGCAGCCGCGGCTGGTTTCCTTTTGGCGATCTGCCACGACTACGTGCTGATGAGGAGCGACGTCGGCGTGCTGTACATGCCGGAGGTGGACCTAGGGCTTCCGCTGCCGGATTACTTCGCGGCGATGTTCAGGTCGAAGATAAGATCCCCGACCGTGATGCGGGAGGTGGTGATGAGCGGCGTGAAGGTGAAGGCAGCGGAGGGGGTGAAGATGGGGATGGTGGATTCGGCGCACGATAGTGCGGAGAGCGTGGTGGAGGCTAGCATGCGCCTTGCGGAAAAGCTATCTCGTAGGAAATGGGTGGGTGACGTGTATGCTGACATAAGAAAGAGCTTGTATCCCGATGCTTGTGCCGTTTTGGATTTACCCCTCAAACCTCTTTTGGTTTCTAAGATCTGA